The genome window GGACACCCCTTCATTTCATCATCGGCAGGCAAGAGGTCATCGCCGGTTTCGACAGGGGCGTCATCGGCATGGTCATGGGGGAGAAAAAGACCGTCGTCATTCCCAGCGACCTGGGCTACGGACAGAAAGAGGAGAACCTGATCGAGGAAGTCGACCGGAAGGACCTTCCGGAAGACCTGGAACTCAAGGTCGGGGCGCAACTGGAAGTGACGCGCCAGGACGGCTCCAAATTCCTGGTCATGGTCGCAGGCGTCACCGACGACACTGCAACTCTCGACGCAAACCACCCGCTGGCGGGCCGGGACCTGACCTTCGAAGTCGAGATGCTCGAAATCACCAAGAAAGAGGCCAAGTGATCAAGGTCATTTTCTTCGGCGCCACTGAATAAAACCGACAGCAAGGATCGAACAGATCACCGCGCCGACGCTATTGGCCACGATGTCCCATCCGTCGGCATGTCGTCGGGCGGACAAGACACCCTGCAACATTTCCGCTACGGCGCCAAAGAGTACCGCAAAGACGGCGGCGCCGGCCCAGGCCCTTGCCGGCG of Desulfuromonas sp. contains these proteins:
- a CDS encoding FKBP-type peptidyl-prolyl cis-trans isomerase; this encodes MYCAAEGDTVKVNYTGTLADGTVFDSTEGRTPLHFIIGRQEVIAGFDRGVIGMVMGEKKTVVIPSDLGYGQKEENLIEEVDRKDLPEDLELKVGAQLEVTRQDGSKFLVMVAGVTDDTATLDANHPLAGRDLTFEVEMLEITKKEAK